In Cercospora beticola chromosome 3, complete sequence, the following proteins share a genomic window:
- the COX5 gene encoding Cytochrome c oxidase subunit 5, with protein sequence MLRTTPLLRQSLTSLSSSRTAAASLTPLARGQTTQQKRCAHAISNPTLANIEKRWEAMPPQEQADLWMALRDRMKVDWNELTVQEKKAAYWIAFGPHGPRAQAPPGENTKVFAYTIVGVLAAGALFGFTRYFAREKPRTLNKEWQEASNEYFKEKQIEPITFIGGEDYKGKGLVQSPPKGKDE encoded by the exons ATGCTTCGAACAACACCTCTCCTCCGGCAGTCCCTGACCAGCCTGTCCTCATCGCGGACAGCCGCCGCGAGCCTCACTCCTCTCGCACGAGGCCAGACGACACAGCAGAAGCGATGTGCACACGCCATTTCCAACCCTACTCTGGCCAACATTGAGAAGCGGTGGGAGGCTATGCCACCACAGGAGCAGGCTGATCTGTGGATGGCCCTGCGTGACCGCATGAAGGTGGATTGGAACGAACTCACtgtgcaagagaagaaggccg CATACTGGATTGCTTTTGGACCTCACGGACCTCGCGCGCAGGCTCCCCCAGGCGAGAACACCAAGGTTTTCGCATACACCATTGTTGGTGTTCTTGCTGCCGGTGCGCTCTTCGGCTTTACCAGATATTTCGCTCGCGAGAAGCCACGCACCTTGAACAAGGAATGGCAAGAGGCTTCCAATGAGTATTTCAAG GAGAAGCAAATCGAGCCAATCACTTTCATCGGCGGCGAGGACTACAAGGGCAAGGGCCTCGTGCAGTCACCTCCCAAAGGCAAGGACGAGTAA